From one Gammaproteobacteria bacterium genomic stretch:
- a CDS encoding heme-binding protein, with amino-acid sequence MAKYEEPDFQVIESYDQIQIRAYKPMIIAEVEVMGERDVAISQGFRLIANYIFGNNESKTAATKSNEKIKMTVPVIQQQSETISMTAPVMQQQNANINNWLVQFVMPKSYTLKTLPNPNNTKVRLREKDGYKAVVIRFSGSSSARNLQNHLIELKNFVSAHKLNVIGGPIYAFYNPPWTLPFFRRNEIMLKLR; translated from the coding sequence ATGGCCAAATATGAAGAACCCGATTTTCAGGTAATTGAATCATATGATCAGATTCAGATTCGAGCCTATAAACCAATGATAATAGCTGAAGTCGAAGTGATGGGTGAAAGGGACGTTGCAATTAGTCAAGGTTTTCGTTTAATTGCTAATTATATATTTGGTAATAATGAGTCTAAAACCGCTGCAACAAAATCAAATGAAAAAATCAAAATGACAGTACCGGTCATACAACAACAGAGTGAAACAATTTCAATGACAGCGCCCGTTATGCAGCAGCAAAACGCAAACATAAATAACTGGTTAGTTCAGTTTGTTATGCCAAAATCTTATACCTTAAAGACTTTACCCAATCCCAATAATACAAAAGTCAGACTTCGAGAAAAGGATGGCTATAAAGCGGTTGTGATACGTTTTTCGGGTTCGTCTAGCGCGCGTAATTTGCAAAATCATTTAATTGAACTGAAAAATTTTGTCAGTGCTCACAAACTCAACGTCATTGGTGGACCGATTTATGCTTTCTACAATCCCCCTTGGACGCTGCCATTTTTTAGGCGAAATGAAATAATGTTGAAGCTTAGGTGA